In Vigna angularis cultivar LongXiaoDou No.4 chromosome 8, ASM1680809v1, whole genome shotgun sequence, the DNA window gcagcggtggtggagagcagcgaTGGTGGAGAGCAAcggtggtggagagcagcggtggtggagggcagcggtggtggagggcaGCGGCGGTGGACAGCAGCGGTGGAGAGCAGCGGCGGAGGAGAGCAGCGACGGTGGAGAGCAGCGACGGTGGAGAGCAGCGGCAGTGGAGATCAGCGGCGGTGGAGAGCAGCGATAGGAAGAAGTATTACActgagatggagaaaaatgaGAGGAGAAATGAGTGTTTGCCACATATATTGGCTCTGGATGCGAAGCTGGTGCCAAAAAATTCCGTTTTTTTATCGACGGGCAGATGCCTTCGGTAAATCAGTCGGTAATGTCGTCAAGCGAAATAATGGGCGGGAAAATTCCCGCTCTTTTTACCCACGGCTAAAAGCCTTCgataaatccgtcggtaatgtgcatgtcacttaccgacggccttaccgaaggcttttgaccgtcgataaaaaagattaaacaaaCCGTCGATAATTCCGtcgaaaattaaaatatatcgaCAGATATTTATCCGTCGGtaaaaatccgtcggtaatattaatattttttgtagtgatagacctctttatgaaacatatctcaCTTGAGTGTCAAATTGTCTTCTGCATGTCAACAACCCATTGGAGTGGATCGCGTTCTCGGAGAGGATTAAAGATCAAAAGAGAACATAACAAAGAAGGATGACCAACTCTAAGACCAATTCAACCTAAACAatgaacttaaataaaattaacacaattaaaattattgtatcaaaatatatatatatatatatatatataaagatctTATAATTTTCTCatcttataattaataatttctaaattataacCAACAATGATCAACAGAAAGGAAACACTAGATAAATTTATGTGTTAACTACTGTTTACATATATGCAAAGGTGAattaatatattcttaaaatagTATAGAATTTGAATTTGCTGCTGCGTTTcttattgttttatctttttcttgaaaatacATTTGTGTACATTCATCACGacgttttaaaatatattaaaaaaaaattaacataccaacatcattatattttgaagattaaataaagaattgaaatataataatacatcAATATGTCTTTtcacatttatttaattatattaatactttttttctatactcttgtcttttttttttcatatccaACACAACATTGCTAGctattttcctcttcttttttcaCTATTGATTGTGAACCTCTTTATGAGTTTTTCTTTATAAGCATGCTCATTGTCACCTCTATGAAATCTCGAACCATGTTCTTTCTTCAACCATCCCCTTCGCACCACCACTCGTTTGTTTATCATCACCCCTACGTCACATCACTTGTTTCTCTTACTAGGTTAGAAATTGagattttatcaaatatttacaaGGTGAGAAAGATAATAATTTACATGTTTATTTATTGTTAgactttaagtttttttttaaacaaatcaaattttgGAATGATAGATGGAATACATAATTACCCCTTGCTGAAAAATATAGTAGgttatataataattcaaatctTAAGATGATAACAATTTTAGATATGGGAACGTGGAATATAGTGAATGAGAATGGAAATTAGAGTAGAGGAGGAAATGTTTTGAGTAAAAATTGTCTCAGGTTAAATCATTGAGGAATGACTTCAGATCGTATTCACCAAAAATATAGTATCAAGACAATTGGATATGAAAGAGAGAAGATCCACATGAATATACAATTAAATATGgatacaaaaattacaaaataaaatagtgagAGAAAAGGATGAATTTTTTCAGTTACTATGGAGAGCAAATgcaattcttaaaataaaacactTCATGGTGAATGGGTGATAGAAAACTATCCTATAACTCTATACAAGAATGACTCGAGGAGGAGCCTTTCGCATTAAAAAGACATGAAGGAATAAAGATCATGGCTTTGACTACAtttgaagaataatttttagaaaaattaatttatgtttctatatatatttgggctttgggctttcttgtaaaaaatagtttatgtttttatattttagatctCGAgcattttttgaaaaataagtttatgtttttatgtttttggatttgtattttcttttcaggtttttaagttttcttaaatttatttacctATATACAGATATACAAAAAGCTTATATAAACACTTTCATTCatatattgaatttgaatttgataaaaatgGAGGATTCTCTTGGTTCTGTTTTAGAACATCATTTCTTATCAAAGACTAACATCTTTGTGTTAAATCTTTCTTGACATATCAATCTACTAGATTGTGTGACATTCCAAAAtatcatatacacatataatataataggattcaactattataatatgtaaaagcAGTTGAGAGATAGAgataatagtatttaaatatgtatacagTCATCCAAAAGATAGAGGAAATTAAAACGAAATCAAACTTGAGTACAAGTTTCCAAAGTTCTCCAAAATACAAggctattgaaattttaaagagacctaaaaagttttccaaaagtgtcgaactatataaataaaagctagaagtttttcaaaaaaacaagCTAATAAACTAAGAGCTAGTAGAAGGCCTAAGTACTAGGGGCTGGGTTTCCTTCAAcctccaaagcttgctccaatGGTACATCAAcacctactgctcacatccaaaggattggatgatcatcgcaagggggaagacaaacacatgcaacacatacaatgcaagggtgagctaggtctcaaacaaacatacagatAATTTCAATTCAACCTAACATTTCCAAGAACGTCCATACACACATAACCATGTAAgtcatcataaacataaatatttatttcacaaaactcattaaagcaaacatcctatcatgttaagactcctagacacgtccggacatagaatgtatgtagagttggggcgggttgtgcacttgtgatggcccctactgctttgcaaagcccttgccgaggggttccacccgaccatacacaaggctagtccgttaccgcggaatagacctttagtgatagcgcctaccctaggacctcccactactcccaccacacgcgtcaatcctctctaagtgagaaggaaagaccattggagtgttagggataaccccccatatggaagcctctcacattcattcaatacactaactgatcccaccgagagatcttaatttcatattcaatccgACCACTTTAAATCACATGATATTCCTCTTGGATCAATAATGTACCTCATAAACCAAtttgattcatcaaacataaaatttcatagtCATTCAAGTGCATTCTTACTATATTGTCTCATACCAAACCCATACACCATCATACAACATCAACCATGTCATAAAAACAACTCATACATTACATACTTTCACAAAACCATAacttattaacacaaatttctttaggacttttaattatcaatacttaagtaattcaaacagcttggagaccctcaccaatggctccGGAAGGGTCAAAACCCCCTagaacgacctaaagaacgtccaaaaatgATATCCGAAACCCCGAAAACCACCCAAAACTGTCCTGGATGATTTTCCgacgacaataatcgattatcatacgtgataatcgattatttgcaaGAGCTTTGAAGAGGATACAACTCTCTaactaaaataatcgattatcaagtgagataattgattattcttatCAGTTTTTTACAACAATCTGTTATTTCTGATTTTAGTGCATCTGAGACACTTTAATGAGTTTCTAACACTCCAAACTTGATCTATATGACGAAATAAACTTGTATAACTGATTCTAATACTTCATAATCTTATTATCTAGTGATTTAATGTTGATTTAAACTCTAAACCCTCAATTTCATCAACCTAGGTACTCAATTATGAATCTaccacttataaattatttttaacacttttaaCACTCCTAATGAGTCACAATTAACTTACCCAAGTTATCTAAACTGATCCTAACAGCCTGGAATACAAAAATTCAGATTTTGACTACCTTAGTTCTCTTCATAAGTTATAAACTTCAATGATTCACATGGTTATTtcctaataaattatttaacagaATTCATTGCTTCTAAGCATTCAAAATTATCACAGCATTGTATCAATACCAATTCCTAATCATCCAATTCACAGTTTTATAATTTCAACACATAACACCCAATATTTCTTAATCGTAACAGAAAATTCCAAACAACATGCCAATCAAATTATCATACATACagagcatataatattaaatcaaataaacataaccagctccccttaccttggtgGTTATAAGCACAACACTTTAGAAGAAGCCCCAAAACAGTAACCCTCGCACAGAAACAAGTTCAACAGGACCTACAAACCACCAAATTGGGTAGAgtacaactcttagagctagaatgaaCAAGGAACTAAAGGGAAAAGCTACCAGCTGCATGCAACCAGTAAAGTGGCATGCCCTAGATTCAAAGACAGTGGAGGAGAAGGGGGAAAACGACTTACTAGtaagaatgaagaaaacgtTCGGTTCAAAACGGAGCTCCTGACTCTGGGAACGCGGGGACGCCACCTAAATGACAATGCAATGGCTGGTGCAGTGTGGAgattagagagaaggtagaggaagaagaagaagctttctAGAGAGAGGAACACTTTTAAGAAAATGAGTTCAGcttctttttctaaaagtttagcagaaactataaattttttttctttttaataaaaagccCCTCCCCTTTTTCTTAATAATGTTTTCACCCTATcctcttttaatatatacatatatatttttaggttcTTACAGATTGTGTCATCATTTCATTCTAGTATAATTCCACAATTCTTTGTATGATTTTCCTAATCATATTTCAAAAAGGATTCAAAGTCATGAACAATTCTAATCAATCATGTATAGGatcatattattttactattcaGAGCAAGATTAtagtttgaattttatattaaataagtaTTTAGAACAAGGTTTATGTTTGCATTTCttcttaaaatacaaatatcatTTTGGTATCTAATTAAGGTTTTGATTCGAATTTCTTATatcttatcttattttttttacaatatgaagaaattccaatttttttgaatatttttgttttaaatttttattctaaaatttcgAATgacattttgatatattatttgttcttcgtattttacattttaaattgagAATTTTGCATCTGATTCatagaaattatatgtttttgtgttttttgttcCCAAATAATTCTATAAGTGCAATTATGTTGTGTCAATTCAGTTTTGGTGTTAGGACTgcaaaattcatttaaaaataataataaatatccaataacaaaaagaaaatttaaaagtttaacaCAAATTATTTTGTTGCAGTAATTGATTACGGTTTGTTTTGATCTATTTATTAGCATTCAGTAGTTTCTTAGAGtttttgtgttatttaattttttttttgtagttctATTTATTCTTGctttattgtttgtttcttttaaaagtCTTGAAAATTTTGCCTAGAGTCTCTTTATATTTAGCTCTTAGTCAACTTTAGATTCCACAACgttttttacattaattgtCAATTTTGGTTTAAGTTATCGAAATTCTTTATCAAGCAGTGAAGGGAATTCGAGTGGAAAAAGACAAGAgagtattttttgaaaaaaagcTATAAGTGTGATatatgaatgaaatttgagtgaaacactCAGAAGAGTGGTAAGgttctaaatatattttgttttttttattaacatttctTGCAAgatctaaatttttttaccaatGCAACATGTTTTCGCAAAGACATTTTTGTGGAGTGGTTTAACATATTGTTTAATCTAACATATTCGTCATAGGATCATTTGGTTAAATAAATTGACACCAAGAGAGTTGCACGAAAATATACACCTAGTGTTTGTGTGGTCTTGAAGTGGAAGTCAATGAAATTATGTCACACATGGTACAtttaaatggaaaaaaatgtgAGCTTTGAAGAAGGCATATACATGACAAAATATTTGTCAACAAATAAAACAAGTGATTTAAGATGCACTACATGTGAAAGTTATGGCCATGAAACTCATCAATGTCCTAATTAAAATACAACTTCCATGACCAATAAAAACCTCAAACTGTACATTTTATACTTgaaagaggaggaagaaaaagtttGCAAAAGTTAGATGTGTCGAATAAAAGACAAGAGTGAAAGCTAAAGAGAGCACAAGAAAAGGAAGTAGTTATAGAAAAAgatgcaaaagaaataaaagaaagtgaagagaacTAAATAGAGAGggggaagagaaaaagaagagagataGATAAGAAAGAACAAAGGAAAGAGATGGGAAAGAAAACAAGCTTCATTTAGCTTTATAACATCATCTGGCACTCAATTTAGCTTCACAGTATTacagatctcattgaaagtgGTCAAatgttcatatggactttcatgtgatagtccattgaattggttgcttttCACCAGATGAATCAacgcaggcttcatctccatacttGCGGCATTGACCCTTGGCCTTGCAATGCTGTTAcaatgatgagggccaacaactgttgcataatctgccaaaGTACGTTTACCACCATTGTTGTCCATGCTTTCCTGATTAGATTGTGAAGTCTGTGAAAGTGTCTTTGGAGAAGGTTCTCTAGATTTCCTGTTTCTTCTTGTCCTTCTGCTGTTCTCTAGTCCTTAAAGGAGAGGTTCTGAACTTTTTATGCTTCTCGTCCTAATAGTATCTTGCATAAactagacacaaaaccctaaaaagcactgttagcacaaaaaaataaaaacaaaacaaaacacaagactaaaaaaataaagataaagaaaaataaaataaataaaaaaattaagtcaaagttaatcaagaatcatacaaatagaatagtttaaactgTGAGTCCCCGGAAaggacgccaaaaacttgttgagacttcGGCAAGTGTTCCAAATTGTGCAAGAAATATAACATgctaagaccaagtatcgtgtcccaagagactctcggcactagacaattgtgtgataactcgattaattaagacttggcACTAGACTCTCGTGCACCTTAGTTTCGCAGTGCCGCTGTGAAAAGCCACTTGTAAATTAAAACCAGGAAACCCAACTAAAATATAAGCAATTGATCAATGCAAAAAATGTCAACCTGTATTAAAACTGGTAGAAGATCCATATCTCAGTAACAATGGTGGATGTGAAAGAGATGAGGAGACGTTTTGAGTGAttggggaagaagaaggaaggatTTGGGAAAAACgtgacaaatattttaaaaaaaaaaacgtggcATAGACCTGGTtcaccgttagccacctcatACAAAAACTTAACGTCGttcaattttacaattttaaggactaaacataagagtttcaaaactaagaggactaaaatgaacaaaactttcgaatagggactaaacccaaaatcacGTATTTAATCCTAAATTTTTCAATCtgtcatatcaatcaaattctacactacttttcacaaactttactttcaaattcactctcacttaccttaaaatccactcaaataaacaacaaaataatttaccttcaaatcctctcaaattcatttaataattcTCCCTCAAATCTATTTAAATGAAGAAAGtcataaaaatgattaaaaaactTCCATCTGTTCATAAATATCCAAAATCGAATCCCATacctaatttttttcttcatatagtTACCAAAGTAAATAGGTTTGCTAAAATATTTGCATATGCCGAATAATGTCATTTTATCAGTTTTTTATCCATctcaaataaaagtaaatttccttgtatattttagttaatttaagatatataatCCAATTGGTTAAATTATCCTCAATCCTCCACCAACCTTCgagtaagaaaatatataataaaataaaataaaataaaatcgtGAATCAAACAACAGtacaagttaaaaataatagtaaaagaaaaaatgagcTAAATGGAAATTATACAAGTTTGACGAAAAGTGGAAAGATGTATAAAGGTGTATAGAAGGAAagaacattgatgaaaagatgaaGCTTCTCACCTCAACTGTGCTCAAGCTGAGATGCTACCAAACAATGCTGTGAAAAACACTGCTCCACTCAACTTCATTTCCCATTAACACACTTTCAATTCTtggattcttttttattttatcagaCTTACCTCTCAGCCACCACCAGCCGCCATTTCCACAACCAACTCCTATGTCTACTTCTGCCCATTTCTACCTTCCTCACTCCTCACAAACACATCTAAAATGTTCAAATATTTATgcatttatttactttttttttactgcCTTGTTCTTAATTTTACTCaatattactttatattttatttttaacttctgCGACTAAAAAGATGACGAGTGATTACattaaattagataaataaGACTGCATTCATCTTTAATgttgtatgaaaaatatttaacactTATCTGTACGAAGAAAAATTATGCATTCGGAATTATTCAATTTACTTTTAAACTAAAAGTTTCTGAATAAAGTCAAGCTTCCAATGATGAAAAACAGACACattccaaagaaaaaaaatatccataacaaataacattatttgaaaaaaatcattttccctTTCAAATTCTCAAATTctcaaatcaaataatatcCAATGCCAAAAAAGTTACATAATAAACCCCGACCCGAACCTAGACCAACAACGACATTATTCTCTCGTCACATTAAATTAAAACCAACCAACCAAACAATGCCTTTCCATTCTCATCATCAATCACATCATCATGACTCCCCCGGCGGCGGATGACAGCGACGACTGCAGCTGCAGCAGGTGGTGGTAGCAGTCCGCCGCCGTGGGCCTCTGCTCCGGGTTCTGCTCCATGCACCGATTCTGCAACTCCCTAAGCATCTTCGGCACCCCTCCCAACCCACACGTCCTAATCAAGTTCCCCACTCCCCAAACATCCACCTTCACCCCATGCAACCCCCGTTCCATCTCCGGCGCGTGCCCACCACGCGTCCCTGACACGTGTCCCTTCAGCTCCGGTGCTCCCGCCGCCTCGTCAAACCCACACACAAACCACTCCTCCCGATCCCTCCGCCGCATCACCTTCTCCCACTTCAAATCCCTATGCATGAACGACAGGTCGTGTAACGCCACCATCGCCTTCGTCACGAACTTCAATGCCTCCACCAACTCTTCGCAGTTTCCCGGCTTCACACGGCACCCTCTTGGCTTAAACGACAACCCCAGTTCCCTCTCCGAAAAACCCACCAAAACCTCTGCATGCGGTATCCTGTGGTCCAGAATCTCATAAACCTCCTTCACCGCCATCCACTTGCGCTTCTCCATAAACACCCTCGTGCACGTACTCGGCGTCACCTCCGTCACCACCCCGTTACCGTAGCAAACCCTCTCGAAATCACTGTACGTAAATCCCTTGCAGTTGCTTATACTCGCGCAACGCTTACTCAACAACGCTAACAACAACCCTATTCTGAAACACGGAACCAAAGCCTTCAGCTTTTCCACCGGGGTGGTCAAGTTCACTTCGTGTAAATCGGTGCGGTTGATTATTCCATCCTGCGACCTACTCAGCGCGCAAAACGTCACAGTATTGGCCACCGCGTAGTATCCGAGAATGTACGGAAGATCCATGTATGTCCACATGAGTTTCCCTACTAACGTCGTTGATGGATTGGGTTGCGACTCTTTCAACTGGTGCGTTTCTTCGCCTCTCCAGAGAGAGTAATTGTTGACGAAACCGGTTACGTTGGGCCATTGGTCTTGCAACATGGACTGGTTCGTCGATTCTGGTGGCGGTGACGTGGGTTTTCGTATTAGGGTGAGTTCTTCGGGGCAGAACTTTTGGATGACGCGGTTGATGCACTCGTCCCAGAGGGGGATGAAGGAGTCGCGGCTGGATGATGCAGCGAGGGAGAGGCTAGGGTTGTGGATGCGGATAATGGGGCCCACGATGTCGTACATTATGGTTCTGCAGTCCAAGGGCTCGGGTGTGGTTGTGAAGAAGAGTTCCTTCCCTTGGGGAAGTTCCTCGTACACATCTCTTCGGAGAGGAAAACGTAGGTCTTCCGGTGGTGGCTCTTGTAGGTGGCGCCTTAACTCGTAGAGACTTGGGAGGGTTTGTGGGGACGCACGTAAGAGACATTCCATGTAGTATTCTGTTGGGTCTCGAAAATCCAATGTAGCAATCGCTGCAACACCAACgcaaaatataataattctcTGATCAATTTCACATCACAATGCAACTATAAGAAACTTGGTATACTACTCCTTCAGGGTGTTTAAAACTAAACTTCCAAACTGATTCTTAAACTACCTTTAAGCATTCCCTAGTGAAGTTAAGCAAATAAAAAGCATGTCCCAGACAGATCTTTAATACAGCTAAACACTGTAATTTCTAAATTACAATGAAAAAGGAGTGTTTCAAACAAGTTAATAACCATTCAATGCTTTAAGGACTAGTTAAATTGCTTTATTACTTTTGGGTTATCTAACTGCATTGAGAAACAATTAAATAACCGACGACAAAACTGATACTGTTCTAcgatatttattaattaaattaatgtttttgaatGGTTTGTCaatgtttaaattaaaagaaaaagtatatttgataatattaagaACATGAAATAAGCTCATACTATGATTAATCAAATAGGAAAgataataagttatcaaaaaaagaagaatgattGAGGTCGGAATGTACACTTTCGTTGCTAATACTGAAAGTTTGCttctattttctaaatttaacaTATCAAATTAGAAGTTATTTAGAGAGTACTGGCTCGAACATGGAATGAGGGTAGTGACCACTGGGAAAAAGAGAGCACTCACATCTAATGGGAAGTGCTTTGGAGGGAAGTTGGACTCTTTCAGCAAAACCTGGGAAAGAGGGACAATGAAACAGTTAGATAGAATCCTAGAATATGTAAAACAAGGCAAACGTAGTTAAATTTAAGGAAACAGGTTTGGTTTGGCACCAGAAGAATCTGAGGCTGGGGAAGACTTTCTTCTGCCAAAAACTTTGACTTGCTGTCCGGAAACGAATCTGTCAACAGAAAAACCTTTCAGAGGCCCATCTTCGAAATATTCCATAGGACAAGGCACCATGGCCTCATCAAAGCAAGTGAGTTCATCCGCGTTCAGAAAGCTAGAAGATTGAAGCCTCACTCTCCCTCTATGTATTTCTCCTTCTTCTGCCCATAAACTCACTGATTCCTCCCATGTCATTCTTATCTTCCCTATTCTACGGAGCTCTttagatgatgaagaagagcCTGAAACGTCCACGAGTGTGTCTAACCCTAATAAACCCCCTCTTGAGCCATGGAAGAAAGG includes these proteins:
- the LOC108344133 gene encoding uncharacterized protein LOC108344133, with product MGDKGDTTKKQQQQPQQQQPQSHLHHQHQQQQQQTQQQQTQQISSSPKAPREEAITEVRPIHHHQQLSPVVVVTGAPPFISSPLYVSSGASSSPYEPQFETLNPKRPRYSGQWKQLLPSPPAQPKQSQMAMLPTTESSPSPTTHTSPNPQQPQTQTASSSDTSSSPTHSLPLLSGGSGQEGSKQEGEQVHQQLRKGKYVSPVWKPNEMLWLARAWKEQYQGGGGGGSESSSRAEQQHQAELGITRGKTRADKDKEVAEFLKRHGVNRDAKTAGTKWDNMLGEFRKVYEWERGGEREQIGKSYFRLSPYERKLHRLPASFDEDVFEELAQFMGSRMRSSQGRAGSSFVSGDEARTALAAARALPPPPRPFKDDETPLSGTTKQLAITSGVEPFFHGSRGGLLGLDTLVDVSGSSSSSKELRRIGKIRMTWEESVSLWAEEGEIHRGRVRLQSSSFLNADELTCFDEAMVPCPMEYFEDGPLKGFSVDRFVSGQQVKVFGRRKSSPASDSSGFAERVQLPSKALPIRCECSLFPSGHYPHSMFEPRIIIFCVGVAAIATLDFRDPTEYYMECLLRASPQTLPSLYELRRHLQEPPPEDLRFPLRRDVYEELPQGKELFFTTTPEPLDCRTIMYDIVGPIIRIHNPSLSLAASSSRDSFIPLWDECINRVIQKFCPEELTLIRKPTSPPPESTNQSMLQDQWPNVTGFVNNYSLWRGEETHQLKESQPNPSTTLVGKLMWTYMDLPYILGYYAVANTVTFCALSRSQDGIINRTDLHEVNLTTPVEKLKALVPCFRIGLLLALLSKRCASISNCKGFTYSDFERVCYGNGVVTEVTPSTCTRVFMEKRKWMAVKEVYEILDHRIPHAEVLVGFSERELGLSFKPRGCRVKPGNCEELVEALKFVTKAMVALHDLSFMHRDLKWEKVMRRRDREEWFVCGFDEAAGAPELKGHVSGTRGGHAPEMERGLHGVKVDVWGVGNLIRTCGLGGVPKMLRELQNRCMEQNPEQRPTAADCYHHLLQLQSSLSSAAGGVMMM